In Salinisphaera sp. T31B1, the following are encoded in one genomic region:
- a CDS encoding D-Ala-D-Ala carboxypeptidase family metallohydrolase yields the protein MSRPRATRTALATSLVLALWLAAAAGAHAQRLSMTRALDGTLFGGEPGFAVRIGERALQGPVNAVFVMPGTSVTLRVTDVPTAADLSLATYGFGPPPRRLGDAWRWQVPRTPGLYPISLRNRATGGEMRINVFVKTPFDARESQLNGYDIGRYEPTARARDPHSAPPRGLVEVTPTNASVAVSPHFSLGDFLCHQQPEHWPKYVLIRPALLDKLEHIRGALIAAGVAPNAVVIMSGYRTPWYNADIGNTTVYSQHLFGSAADIFVDADADGEMDDLDADGAITLADAEWLADLVETVTATEPDLAGGLSAYPGNAYHGPFVHIDVRGQAVRW from the coding sequence TTGAGCCGGCCGCGCGCCACACGCACGGCCCTCGCGACCAGCCTCGTGCTGGCGCTGTGGCTGGCGGCGGCCGCGGGCGCGCACGCCCAGCGCTTGAGCATGACGCGCGCGCTGGACGGCACGCTGTTCGGCGGCGAACCCGGCTTTGCCGTGCGTATCGGCGAGCGCGCTCTGCAGGGCCCGGTCAATGCAGTGTTCGTCATGCCGGGCACATCGGTCACGCTGAGAGTGACCGATGTGCCGACAGCCGCCGATCTGAGCCTGGCCACCTATGGCTTCGGGCCGCCGCCACGGCGACTCGGCGACGCATGGCGCTGGCAGGTACCGCGTACGCCGGGGCTGTACCCCATCAGCCTGCGCAATCGCGCCACCGGCGGCGAGATGCGGATCAACGTCTTCGTGAAGACGCCCTTCGATGCTCGCGAAAGCCAGCTCAACGGCTACGATATCGGTCGCTACGAGCCGACCGCCCGGGCACGGGATCCGCACAGCGCGCCGCCGCGCGGGCTGGTGGAAGTCACGCCGACGAACGCGAGCGTGGCCGTGTCGCCGCATTTCAGCCTCGGCGATTTCCTCTGCCACCAGCAGCCCGAGCACTGGCCCAAATACGTGCTGATCCGCCCGGCCCTGCTGGACAAGCTCGAGCACATCCGAGGCGCGTTGATCGCGGCCGGCGTGGCCCCGAACGCGGTGGTGATCATGAGCGGCTATCGCACGCCCTGGTACAACGCCGATATCGGCAACACGACCGTCTATAGCCAGCATCTGTTCGGCAGCGCGGCCGATATCTTCGTGGATGCCGACGCTGACGGCGAGATGGACGATCTCGATGCCGACGGTGCCATCACGCTTGCCGACGCCGAATGGCTGGCGGATCTGGTAGAAACCGTCACGGCCACAGAGCCCGATCTGGCCGGCGGATTGAGCGCCTACCCGGGCAATGCCTACCATGGGCCGTTCGTTCATATTGACGTACGCGGCCAGGCCGTAAGATGGTAA
- a CDS encoding acyl-CoA thioesterase II, giving the protein MASDGERLVGDLLDQLDLEPLEQRLFRGSSRDLGGKSVFGGQVAGQAMVAATRTVEPQFLAHSMHGYFLRPGDMEAAIVYEVDNIRDGRSFATRRVQAIQHGRPIFSMLASFHIEEHGYIHQMAMPDVPGPEDLASHDELRRNWVDQLDRVPESLREAVGREVAIDMRAVRPWNMLAPDKRDAVQHVWLKAKAPLPDSQAVHRAVLTYASDFNLLATSLFPHGVSFFTPGMQMASIDHAIWFHRDLAMDDWLLYSMDSPGAQDARGLSRGLIFNRAGELVASVAQEGLIRQREHAPD; this is encoded by the coding sequence ATGGCATCAGACGGCGAACGTCTGGTCGGCGATCTGCTCGACCAGCTCGACCTGGAACCGCTGGAACAGCGACTGTTTCGCGGCAGCTCCCGGGATCTGGGTGGCAAGAGCGTATTCGGGGGCCAGGTGGCCGGCCAGGCGATGGTGGCGGCCACGCGCACCGTCGAGCCCCAGTTCCTGGCGCATTCGATGCACGGCTATTTCCTGCGTCCGGGCGATATGGAAGCCGCCATCGTCTACGAAGTGGACAACATCCGCGACGGCCGCAGTTTCGCCACACGGCGGGTCCAGGCGATCCAGCACGGCCGGCCGATCTTCTCGATGCTGGCGTCGTTCCATATCGAGGAACACGGCTATATCCATCAGATGGCCATGCCGGACGTACCCGGGCCCGAGGATCTGGCCAGCCACGACGAGCTGCGTCGCAACTGGGTCGACCAGCTCGACCGGGTACCAGAGTCACTGCGCGAGGCGGTCGGCCGCGAGGTGGCCATCGACATGCGCGCGGTGCGTCCCTGGAACATGCTCGCCCCCGACAAGCGCGACGCCGTCCAGCACGTCTGGCTCAAGGCCAAGGCTCCGCTGCCTGACAGCCAGGCCGTTCATCGGGCGGTACTGACCTACGCCAGTGACTTCAACCTGCTGGCAACTTCGTTGTTTCCGCACGGCGTGTCGTTCTTCACGCCGGGCATGCAGATGGCCAGCATCGACCACGCGATCTGGTTCCATCGCGATCTGGCCATGGACGACTGGCTGCTCTATTCGATGGACAGTCCCGGCGCCCAGGATGCGCGCGGGCTGTCACGTGGGCTGATCTTCAACCGTGCCGGCGAGTTGGTGGCCTCGGTCGCTCAGGAAGGGCTGATCCGCCAGCGCGAACACGCGCCGGATTAG
- a CDS encoding ion transporter produces MSRREKAPHALDAFDLVDPKRSLGERLFLLWDLAIIVLVSINLVLIVFDALFAVGPLSSAFDALWPAGHDWYESRIHENFVTIDLMFVAVFVADVLAGWAVAIYQQRYYRWFFYPFARWYDVLGCVPVAGFRFLRILRVISILMRLQRLGAIDIRNWAVYKTAMVYYDIVVEEISDRVVIKVLSGAQDELQSGGRELSNQVVREVIQPRQQRLVASASTHIENAIISAYKANREQLQAYVASVVNRGVDNNSALKNLERVPMLGSFVSRALDEAITDTVNNVLDEAVAGLSSADFDALVQNITDSVITRLLADDIGESSEVRDAVVEILDLVKQQVAVQRWREHFE; encoded by the coding sequence GTGAGCCGTCGCGAAAAAGCACCACACGCGCTGGACGCGTTCGATCTGGTCGATCCGAAGCGCAGCCTCGGCGAACGGCTGTTCCTGCTCTGGGATCTGGCCATCATCGTGCTGGTGTCGATCAATCTGGTGCTGATCGTGTTCGACGCTTTGTTCGCGGTCGGCCCGTTGTCGTCGGCCTTCGACGCGCTGTGGCCGGCCGGCCACGACTGGTACGAAAGCCGTATCCACGAAAATTTCGTGACCATCGATCTGATGTTCGTGGCCGTCTTCGTCGCCGATGTGCTGGCCGGCTGGGCGGTGGCGATCTACCAGCAGCGCTACTATCGCTGGTTCTTCTATCCCTTCGCGCGCTGGTACGACGTGCTGGGCTGCGTGCCGGTAGCGGGTTTCCGTTTTCTGCGCATCCTGCGCGTGATCTCGATTCTGATGCGTCTGCAACGCCTGGGCGCGATCGATATCCGCAACTGGGCCGTATACAAGACGGCCATGGTCTACTACGACATCGTCGTTGAAGAGATCTCCGATCGGGTGGTCATCAAGGTGCTGAGCGGCGCCCAGGACGAACTGCAGAGCGGCGGCCGCGAACTGTCCAACCAGGTCGTGCGCGAGGTGATCCAGCCGCGCCAGCAGCGGCTGGTGGCTTCGGCCAGCACCCATATCGAGAACGCCATCATCAGCGCCTACAAGGCCAACCGCGAGCAGCTGCAGGCCTATGTGGCGTCGGTGGTCAATCGCGGGGTGGACAACAACAGCGCGCTGAAGAATCTCGAGCGCGTGCCGATGCTGGGCAGCTTCGTGTCCCGGGCGCTGGACGAGGCGATCACCGATACCGTCAACAATGTGCTCGACGAAGCGGTGGCGGGTCTGTCCTCGGCGGACTTCGACGCGCTGGTCCAGAACATCACCGACAGCGTGATAACCCGCCTGCTGGCCGATGATATCGGCGAGAGCTCGGAGGTGCGCGATGCCGTCGTCGAGATTCTGGACTTGGTCAAGCAGCAGGTCGCGGTCCAGCGCTGGCGCGAGCATTTCGAGTAA
- a CDS encoding PQQ-binding-like beta-propeller repeat protein: MFLRSLVLSCRLQFIGLLLIGLALAVPARADWLQYRDGADRNAVVDTQLAAPTDRVSALPTPDEVRATPTVYDGDLLVGNHLAGALQRIDPATGTDRWSLNAPNWVHSEIVWAGKIGVVGYGNRYFPSDDDPNEVNYVRGTGASGVIALDLDDGTVRWRYRTIGEVMPTPVIDQGRVYAATGDRAVHVLDLNTGRQLGLIRLGSFVSMSSPALDTQGRLFVGGGDPYRLFCIDPVGQTVVWHSDFPDMIGGVDDVPPAVAGDTVYTTGVIGTDRPDRFDHRLYAIDAATGQRRWEVSLGIGGPVKNNRSGAPVVAEDRVVVGSPTSKSLQAFTLDGTRLWRLDSGAMKAPVVIHDGTVYAVNAAGEILVVDLASGTLRKRYKLSDKPLAPAGPVLVGQHLVVPAQDKHVYLVPLALLNTPADDAGR; this comes from the coding sequence ATGTTTTTACGGTCGTTAGTGTTGTCTTGCCGCCTGCAGTTTATCGGCCTGTTGCTCATTGGGCTTGCACTCGCCGTACCGGCCCGGGCGGACTGGCTGCAGTATCGCGACGGGGCCGATCGCAATGCCGTGGTCGATACCCAGCTCGCCGCCCCGACCGACCGCGTGAGCGCGCTCCCCACGCCTGACGAGGTGCGCGCGACGCCCACCGTCTACGACGGCGACCTGCTGGTCGGCAACCATCTGGCCGGTGCGCTCCAGCGTATCGATCCGGCCACCGGCACCGATCGCTGGTCGCTGAATGCACCCAACTGGGTGCACTCGGAGATCGTGTGGGCCGGCAAGATCGGCGTCGTCGGCTACGGCAATCGCTATTTCCCCTCCGACGATGATCCGAACGAGGTCAACTACGTACGCGGCACCGGGGCCTCCGGCGTGATCGCACTGGATCTGGACGATGGCACCGTACGCTGGCGCTATCGCACCATCGGCGAAGTCATGCCCACCCCCGTGATCGACCAGGGTAGGGTCTACGCGGCCACCGGTGACCGGGCCGTCCATGTACTGGACCTGAATACCGGGCGCCAGCTGGGCCTGATTCGCTTGGGATCGTTCGTGAGCATGTCCTCGCCGGCGCTCGATACACAGGGCCGGCTGTTCGTCGGCGGCGGCGATCCGTATCGACTGTTTTGTATCGACCCTGTCGGACAGACCGTGGTCTGGCACAGCGATTTCCCGGACATGATCGGCGGCGTGGACGACGTGCCGCCCGCCGTGGCCGGCGATACCGTCTATACCACCGGCGTGATCGGCACCGATCGACCGGACCGCTTCGATCATCGGCTGTATGCGATCGATGCCGCGACCGGCCAACGGCGCTGGGAGGTGTCGCTGGGTATCGGCGGACCGGTGAAGAACAACCGCAGCGGCGCGCCGGTGGTCGCCGAGGATCGCGTCGTGGTCGGCAGCCCGACCAGCAAAAGCCTGCAGGCATTCACCCTGGACGGCACGCGTCTATGGCGCCTCGACAGTGGTGCGATGAAGGCGCCGGTGGTCATTCACGACGGCACGGTGTATGCGGTCAACGCGGCCGGCGAAATCCTGGTCGTGGATCTGGCCAGCGGCACGCTGCGCAAGCGCTACAAGCTCAGCGACAAGCCGCTGGCTCCCGCCGGGCCGGTGCTCGTGGGCCAGCATCTGGTCGTGCCCGCCCAGGACAAGCATGTGTATCTCGTGCCGCTGGCGCTGCTGAACACGCCCGCCGACGACGCCGGCCGTTAA
- a CDS encoding MOSC domain-containing protein, whose product MPDHPASTVPDTVVDALFIGRIGPLAGDGAASAIDKRPVTDARWLDAGGVAGDTVADPIHHGGPERALNHYPAEHYRLWQARYPGFEDAFVPGALGENISTHGMTEADVHIGDVFRLGQATVQIAQPRQPCWKIGARTGIAGLARAVAAAGAAGWLYRVIEPGDIRAGDRLARIETATHGITLARLWSIQAARVPDEDDRRALLRLAELPTLAPEWRKRLAARARQLGER is encoded by the coding sequence ATGCCTGACCACCCTGCGTCCACCGTGCCGGATACCGTCGTCGACGCCCTGTTCATAGGCCGCATCGGCCCGCTGGCAGGCGACGGGGCAGCCAGCGCGATCGACAAGCGTCCTGTCACGGATGCGCGTTGGCTCGACGCCGGCGGCGTAGCCGGCGATACGGTGGCCGATCCGATTCATCACGGCGGCCCCGAGCGAGCGCTCAATCACTATCCGGCCGAGCACTACCGGCTTTGGCAGGCGCGCTATCCCGGCTTCGAGGACGCGTTCGTGCCCGGCGCGCTGGGCGAAAACATCAGCACCCACGGCATGACCGAAGCCGACGTGCATATCGGCGACGTATTTCGCCTGGGCCAGGCGACAGTCCAGATTGCCCAACCGCGCCAACCGTGCTGGAAGATCGGCGCCCGTACCGGCATCGCAGGCCTGGCACGCGCGGTGGCCGCCGCCGGTGCGGCCGGCTGGCTGTACCGGGTGATCGAGCCAGGCGACATCCGCGCCGGGGATCGGCTAGCACGTATCGAGACGGCCACCCACGGCATCACCCTGGCCCGCCTGTGGTCGATACAGGCCGCACGCGTGCCCGACGAGGACGACCGCCGGGCCCTGCTGAGGCTCGCCGAACTGCCCACACTCGCGCCGGAATGGCGCAAGCGGCTGGCCGCCCGGGCCCGCCAGCTCGGCGAACGCTGA
- a CDS encoding L,D-transpeptidase family protein has translation MKRQACRAACAVLVMLLAACSSQPVRDTEAEPAPNTPPPVDPMVQAMTAQLAALPDTTVGTAVADFYGARDDRPAWFGPDRAPRAAIKSLLDALSRADRQGLIAADYGYDRLAERIETLDAAPGPLQPADLAKLDIRLSRAFVAYAVDLHRGRIEPGRDLRPRWYEDLPPGDYAGALARATDDGNVDDALAELRPPHAGYTLLVKALADYRAIVDDGGWPMLADGPLLESGMRDARVPALRRRLHVTGDLPPDSPAGDTVDDGVPRLERLDDKPPVDLTSRRYDQQLAAAVRHFQRRHGLAVDGRVGPSTRAALNVPAERRAHQIELNLERWRWLPGDLGDRYVMVNIPEYRLRAYDDGQAVLEMNVVVGKSYDDRATPVFSDRMRYVIFRPFWNIPHGIAVDEILPKARADAGYLDRRQYQIVRAFGPNAEPLAATPANLDRVESGQLHMRQAAGPHNALGLVKFMFPNEYAVYLHDSPSEQLFSRTQRDFSHGCVRVADPAALAGFVLAGRPEWDAARIDKALHEGGRERVNLAEPLPVYLIYWTAFVNDDGVQFRNDLYNHDPQLERAMQRSHRTSRWQDAG, from the coding sequence GTGAAACGCCAAGCCTGCCGGGCAGCCTGTGCTGTCCTGGTGATGCTGTTGGCGGCCTGCAGCAGCCAGCCCGTCCGCGACACCGAAGCCGAGCCCGCCCCGAATACGCCGCCGCCCGTCGATCCGATGGTTCAGGCGATGACCGCACAACTCGCGGCGCTGCCCGATACCACCGTCGGCACTGCCGTGGCGGATTTCTATGGTGCCCGCGACGATCGGCCAGCCTGGTTCGGGCCCGACCGCGCGCCACGTGCGGCCATCAAGTCACTGCTGGACGCGTTGTCCCGTGCCGACCGCCAGGGTCTGATCGCCGCCGATTACGGCTACGATCGGCTGGCCGAACGCATCGAGACCCTCGACGCCGCCCCCGGCCCGCTCCAGCCCGCGGATCTGGCGAAGCTGGATATCCGCCTCAGCCGTGCGTTCGTGGCCTATGCCGTGGATCTGCACCGAGGCCGAATAGAGCCGGGCCGCGACCTGCGACCGCGCTGGTACGAGGACCTGCCGCCCGGCGATTACGCCGGTGCGCTGGCCCGCGCCACCGACGACGGCAACGTGGACGACGCGCTGGCCGAGCTGCGCCCGCCGCATGCCGGCTATACGCTGCTGGTCAAGGCGCTGGCCGACTATCGTGCGATTGTCGACGACGGCGGCTGGCCCATGCTGGCCGACGGGCCGCTGCTGGAATCCGGCATGCGCGATGCCCGGGTACCGGCATTGCGGCGACGCCTGCATGTGACCGGCGATCTGCCGCCAGACTCGCCTGCCGGCGACACCGTCGACGACGGCGTGCCGCGCCTGGAGCGACTCGACGACAAGCCGCCCGTCGATCTGACCTCGCGCCGCTATGACCAGCAGCTGGCCGCAGCAGTGCGGCACTTTCAGCGCCGCCACGGGCTGGCCGTGGACGGGCGCGTCGGCCCGTCCACGCGGGCCGCACTGAATGTTCCGGCCGAGCGCCGGGCCCACCAGATCGAGCTCAACCTGGAGCGCTGGCGCTGGCTGCCGGGCGATCTGGGCGACCGCTATGTCATGGTCAACATTCCCGAATACCGCCTGCGCGCCTACGATGATGGCCAGGCCGTGCTCGAGATGAACGTGGTGGTCGGCAAATCCTACGACGACCGTGCCACACCGGTGTTCTCGGATCGCATGCGTTACGTGATCTTCCGCCCGTTCTGGAATATCCCGCACGGCATCGCGGTCGACGAGATCCTGCCCAAGGCACGCGCCGATGCCGGCTATCTCGACCGGCGCCAGTACCAGATCGTGCGTGCCTTCGGCCCCAACGCCGAGCCGCTCGCCGCCACCCCGGCCAACCTGGACCGGGTCGAATCCGGCCAGCTGCATATGCGCCAGGCGGCCGGTCCGCATAACGCGCTCGGTCTGGTCAAGTTCATGTTTCCCAACGAATATGCGGTCTATCTTCACGACAGTCCGTCGGAGCAGTTGTTCTCGCGCACCCAGCGCGACTTCAGCCACGGCTGTGTGCGCGTGGCCGATCCGGCCGCACTCGCCGGCTTCGTGCTCGCCGGCCGCCCCGAGTGGGATGCCGCCCGAATCGACAAGGCACTCCACGAAGGCGGGCGCGAGCGCGTGAATCTGGCCGAACCGCTGCCGGTCTATCTGATCTACTGGACGGCCTTCGTCAACGACGACGGCGTGCAGTTCCGCAACGATCTGTATAACCACGATCCGCAGTTGGAACGTGCCATGCAGCGCAGCCACCGCACGAGCCGGTGGCAGGACGCCGGTTGA
- a CDS encoding PaaI family thioesterase: MSRADQTLRAALDAGDHTAVVQAIPYARYLGLSVETEAAARFYRLPFRHDLIGNARKGALHGGTVAGLLELAMQLEVLIVEAQLRLPYPVDFSIDYWRSAAARDCLCRCRLIRSGRRIAQVQAECWQDDAERPIAFARADFLLRAVDESGPD; the protein is encoded by the coding sequence ATGAGTCGTGCCGACCAGACCCTGCGTGCGGCGCTGGACGCGGGCGATCATACGGCCGTGGTCCAGGCCATCCCCTATGCCCGCTATCTCGGCCTGTCGGTCGAGACCGAAGCCGCGGCGCGATTCTATCGCCTGCCGTTTCGGCACGATCTGATCGGCAATGCCCGCAAGGGCGCGCTGCATGGCGGTACGGTAGCAGGACTGCTGGAACTGGCCATGCAGCTGGAGGTGCTGATCGTCGAGGCGCAATTGCGGTTGCCGTATCCGGTCGATTTCTCTATCGACTACTGGCGCTCGGCCGCTGCGCGCGACTGTCTGTGTCGATGCCGGCTGATCCGCTCCGGCCGGCGGATCGCCCAGGTTCAAGCCGAATGCTGGCAGGACGATGCCGAGCGACCGATCGCTTTTGCCCGGGCCGATTTTCTGCTGCGCGCGGTCGACGAGTCCGGCCCCGATTGA
- the glpQ gene encoding glycerophosphodiester phosphodiesterase, producing MARSHRIRQAVDLGVVGLCIALGLAAAPLFGAPGARHAGATAQMSQPRGAPDMTRDKIVIAHRGASGYLPEHTLPAYAMAYALGADFIEPDLVMTADHRLICLHDIHLESTTDVAQKFPDRARDDGRWYAADFTLAEIESLDVVERTRPDGRRVFPGRFNDRARGFKVPTLVAVIEMVQSLNRETRREVGLYPETKNPAFHDAQDLPLERVLLERLAEYGYVGRDANVFVQSFDANNLREMREVFGSDLPQIQLIEGSGEAFDAMVTPAGLDEIATYADGIGPDKRRIAATDGALVVAAHRRGLLVHPYTFRADQLPAGTRRLEDELRTYYHRYDVDGLFTDFTDIAVGVIHPDYRARLYPD from the coding sequence ATGGCGAGATCGCATCGTATCCGGCAGGCTGTCGATCTTGGCGTGGTCGGGTTGTGTATCGCGCTGGGCCTGGCCGCCGCGCCGCTGTTCGGCGCCCCAGGTGCGCGCCATGCAGGCGCGACGGCGCAGATGTCCCAGCCTCGAGGTGCGCCCGACATGACTCGCGACAAGATCGTCATCGCCCATCGCGGCGCCTCGGGCTATCTGCCCGAGCACACCCTGCCGGCCTATGCCATGGCCTATGCGCTGGGCGCGGACTTCATCGAGCCGGATCTGGTGATGACCGCCGACCATCGGCTGATCTGTCTGCACGATATCCATCTCGAGTCCACCACGGATGTGGCACAGAAGTTCCCCGATAGAGCACGCGACGACGGGCGGTGGTACGCCGCGGATTTCACCCTGGCCGAGATCGAATCGCTCGACGTCGTCGAGCGCACCCGGCCGGACGGCCGCCGCGTGTTTCCGGGGCGTTTCAACGACCGCGCACGCGGTTTCAAGGTGCCGACGCTGGTGGCCGTGATCGAGATGGTGCAGTCGCTCAATCGCGAGACCCGTCGCGAGGTCGGGCTCTACCCCGAGACCAAGAACCCCGCCTTTCATGATGCCCAGGACCTGCCGCTGGAACGGGTGCTGCTCGAGCGGCTGGCCGAATACGGCTATGTCGGACGCGATGCGAACGTCTTCGTGCAGAGCTTCGATGCGAACAATCTCAGGGAGATGCGCGAGGTCTTCGGCTCGGATCTGCCCCAGATTCAGCTCATCGAAGGCAGCGGCGAGGCCTTCGACGCGATGGTCACGCCCGCGGGCCTGGACGAGATCGCGACCTATGCCGACGGTATCGGGCCTGACAAGCGCCGGATTGCCGCGACGGACGGCGCGCTGGTGGTCGCCGCGCATCGGCGGGGCCTGCTCGTACACCCCTATACCTTTCGTGCCGACCAGCTGCCGGCCGGTACACGCCGGCTCGAGGATGAGCTGCGCACCTATTACCATCGCTACGACGTGGACGGGCTGTTCACCGACTTCACCGACATCGCGGTCGGCGTGATCCATCCCGATTATCGTGCCCGCCTGTATCCCGACTAG
- a CDS encoding PaaI family thioesterase — MTDTRAIDGIDKSEPEVRAEIARRFHDRIPHIAALGLEIVDVSGPTIVVELPFREDFVGDPMAGLWHTAVGTSAADSACGLAVFLALPGLETVATLDLRMDYLRPARAGQSLVVEAECHHITRCVAFVRATLHQNTPDRPTALCHAAFMRTGRSVRP; from the coding sequence ATGACCGACACCCGCGCGATCGACGGCATCGACAAGAGCGAACCCGAGGTACGGGCCGAGATCGCGCGTCGTTTTCACGACCGTATCCCGCATATCGCCGCGCTCGGGCTGGAAATCGTCGACGTGTCCGGCCCCACGATCGTCGTGGAGCTGCCGTTTCGCGAGGATTTCGTGGGCGACCCGATGGCCGGTCTATGGCATACCGCCGTCGGCACGAGTGCGGCCGACAGCGCGTGCGGCCTGGCGGTGTTCCTGGCGCTGCCGGGGCTGGAAACGGTGGCCACGCTGGATCTGCGCATGGACTACCTGCGCCCGGCGCGGGCCGGTCAATCGCTGGTCGTCGAAGCCGAGTGCCATCACATCACCCGTTGTGTGGCCTTCGTACGCGCCACGCTGCACCAGAACACGCCCGATCGGCCGACCGCGCTGTGTCACGCGGCGTTCATGCGCACCGGCCGATCGGTGCGTCCATGA
- a CDS encoding LON peptidase substrate-binding domain-containing protein — translation MDHSEYALFPLSTVVFPGGIMPLRIFEPRYLDMVAACMREQRGFGVCAAQPARDKGSFSTPRAVGTLVEIIDFDRLDDGHLGITVKGQQRFELGHSRQADDGLWWGTISVITEDADSACPIEFSQLKQVAAALIEEVGLPYEAQGRAYDSASWLSARLTELLPFDAATKHDLLATNDPLERLRRIRPMVEIENAR, via the coding sequence ATGGATCACTCCGAATACGCCCTGTTCCCCTTGTCCACCGTGGTGTTCCCCGGCGGCATCATGCCGCTGCGCATCTTCGAACCGCGTTATCTGGACATGGTCGCGGCCTGCATGCGCGAGCAGCGGGGATTCGGGGTGTGCGCGGCTCAGCCGGCCAGGGACAAGGGCTCTTTCAGCACCCCGCGCGCGGTGGGTACGCTGGTCGAGATCATCGACTTCGATCGCCTGGACGACGGCCACCTGGGCATTACCGTGAAAGGCCAGCAGCGCTTCGAGCTCGGCCACAGCCGCCAAGCCGACGACGGCCTGTGGTGGGGCACGATATCGGTCATCACTGAAGACGCCGACAGCGCCTGTCCGATCGAGTTCTCACAGCTCAAGCAGGTCGCAGCCGCCTTGATCGAGGAGGTCGGCCTGCCTTACGAGGCTCAGGGCCGAGCCTACGATTCGGCGAGCTGGCTGTCAGCACGACTGACCGAGCTGCTGCCTTTCGATGCCGCCACCAAGCACGATCTGCTGGCCACGAACGATCCGCTGGAACGCCTGCGCCGGATCCGACCCATGGTCGAGATCGAAAACGCGCGTTGA
- a CDS encoding DUF302 domain-containing protein — translation MSIRRPGRVAASLLLLAGLAVLAGCDWSSELGVGSGHDDGVTDTTEPVADTDVSGLALAVSDRSFDATRDALVAAYRERNRYLADVIDHRQRAANVTLELRPTTVYFLDDPNRTAALVAADPRVGLDLPARILVYRDDDGEVGLAYNSGNYLAARFDLADAEDGALDSYDDDLQALVEQAADNAVDNRGSSAGLDEGAGIVSVDSRVGFAATVSNLNTAINADADLASVFTVDFAQRALQIGRALNPSTLFVFGDVSADSRLMQAGQTAGIDLPEKMLVTQADDGRVTIYYESPRFVADRHDIQGQSDRIEAIANRLAALADTAAGRSTPGPGAGAGQGTVLTAGPQATP, via the coding sequence ATGTCGATACGCAGGCCGGGGAGAGTCGCTGCAAGCCTGTTGCTGCTGGCCGGGCTTGCCGTCTTGGCCGGCTGTGACTGGTCTTCGGAACTGGGTGTCGGCAGCGGACACGACGATGGCGTGACCGATACGACCGAGCCGGTGGCCGATACCGATGTCTCGGGGCTTGCGTTGGCCGTATCCGACCGCAGCTTCGACGCGACCCGCGATGCGCTGGTCGCAGCCTACCGCGAGCGCAATCGCTATCTGGCGGATGTGATCGATCACCGCCAGCGCGCAGCCAACGTGACGCTCGAGCTGCGCCCGACCACGGTGTATTTTCTCGACGATCCCAACCGCACCGCGGCACTGGTCGCGGCCGATCCGCGCGTCGGGCTCGACCTGCCGGCACGGATTCTGGTCTATCGCGATGACGACGGCGAAGTGGGCCTGGCGTACAACAGCGGCAATTATCTGGCGGCACGCTTCGATCTCGCCGATGCGGAAGACGGTGCCCTGGACAGCTACGACGACGATCTGCAGGCGCTGGTCGAACAAGCCGCTGACAACGCGGTGGACAATCGCGGGTCGAGTGCGGGCCTGGACGAGGGCGCAGGTATCGTATCGGTGGACAGTCGGGTCGGCTTCGCCGCGACCGTGTCGAATCTGAACACTGCGATCAACGCCGATGCCGACCTGGCCAGCGTGTTCACTGTCGACTTTGCCCAGCGTGCGCTGCAGATCGGGCGTGCGCTCAATCCGAGCACTTTGTTCGTGTTCGGCGACGTCTCGGCGGACTCCCGCCTCATGCAGGCCGGTCAGACCGCAGGCATCGATCTGCCCGAGAAGATGCTGGTGACCCAGGCCGATGACGGTCGGGTCACGATCTACTACGAAAGCCCGCGCTTCGTGGCCGATCGCCACGATATCCAGGGGCAGAGCGATCGTATCGAGGCCATCGCCAACCGGCTGGCAGCGCTTGCCGATACGGCGGCGGGCCGCTCGACGCCCGGGCCGGGCGCAGGGGCCGGCCAGGGCACCGTCCTGACGGCCGGCCCCCAGGCCACACCTTAA